The stretch of DNA CCATTCTTGTTAGGCTTCACTGTAGTACACTTTATTTGTGCTTCTATCATTTTATGGAGTGTCTTTCACCAATTGGAAGGAGGGTATTATGAAAAAAAACATAATCATTATTAGCATTTTATTCGCACTAATTAGTTGGGGAGTGTACGATTTTGTCAATACGACGGATGAAATTGTAACTGTAAATGCCGAAAATTTAAAAGAGGGCTTAGAAAAAGGAAATATAGCACCAGATTTTGAATTAAATACGCTTGATGGATCTTCCTTTAAGCTTTCTGATTTTCGTGGAAAAAAAATAATATTAAATTTTTGGGCATCTTGGTGTCCACCATGCCAGGCTGAAATGCCACATATGCAAGATTTTTATGAAGATAAAAAAAATGAAGATATTGTAATAATTGCTGTCAACTTAACGAAGATGGAACGAAATGAACAATCAATTAGAGCATTTGCTAATAATCTAGGTATTACTTTCCCAATTCCATTAGATGTAGACGGTGAAATCGGAAATAAATATCATGCATTCACCATCCCGACAAGTTATGTTATTGATACGAATGGATTAATTCAAAATAAAATTATCGGTCCAATGTCATATGAGATGATGGATAATTATACGAAAAAAATAAATTAAGCGAAAAAGAACTAATAGAGCTGCCTACAAAAATTTAGGCAGCTCTGTTGATTATTAATCTAACTACTAAAAAGATATTTTAATTTAATCTAATTCTGTTTTATCTTTTTGATCTTTGTTTCTTTTATTACCTTTACTATTATCACCTGGAACATGTTTTCCTTGCACTTTGTGTTCACCGGTAGGACTATTTTGATTAAAACTACCTTTATTATTTTTCTTAGTCATAAAAAAACCACTCCTTAAAATGTAGGTAATTGATCTAAATTATTTGTTGGATCTCCGTCAGCATTTCCTCTAATATACATTTCTCCATCTTTACCTTTAAAGACGTTTGCTCCAATTACAATCCCCTCATTTACATCGTGTAATGCCTGTTCATAGGACAGAATACGACCATTGGATGTTTTAAACTTTTCAATATCTCCATCACCATTCTTTTGAACAGCTATAAAAGTTTCTTTCAAAGTATATAAACTCCTTTCCAATTAAAAAGGGTGCCAACGTTTTATAGATTAGCCTTAAAATTAAAAAATATTCTTGTGGGGAGGCAGGTATTTCCGTATAGTATGACGTACAAATACAACTAGGTAGAAATATAGACTAAAAAACAGAGGTGTTGAAATGAACAATAAATCTTGGCAACAATCTAGCGCTAACGCCTGGAATGATCGTGCTCTTGATTGGCATGAGAGAAGTGAAGCTATGTGGAAAACAGGTAGTCGTAAAACAATTATTCCGTTTATCCAAAGTAAATTAAAACAAGGTTCTACTGTATTAGATGCGGGATGTGGCGACGGGTACGGTTCCTACTTGCTTTCACAAAACGATTATAAGGTCATCGGTGTAGATTTAGCTGAAAATATGATTAAGTATGCGAAAGATACGTATAAAAATTCCGAAATGGTGTTTTTACAAGGTGATTTATCTAATCTACCACTAGGCAACGAGTCAGTTGATGCCATTATGGCAATAAACTCTCTTGAATGGACAGAAAATCCTTTAACTGTCATAAATGAGTTTCATCGGGTTATGAAGAATAAAGGTTCCTTATTTATAGGGTTACTCGGACCTACAGCTGGACCAAGAGCTAACAGTTTTAATCGTCTGTATGGTGAACATATAATTTGTAATACGATGATGCCCTGGGAATTAGAACGACTTGCTTTAGAAAATGGTTGGAACTTAATAGATCATTTACCCGTATATAAAGAGGATGCTAAAAAGATAGAAACTTCTAAGCTCCCAAAAATATTAAAGCAATCTTTAACGTTCATGTGGGTGTTTCATTTTGAAAGGGAGGGATAACTATGTCAAAATATTCAATTTCTCAATTTATTCAATCTACTAAACAAAAAGATTTAGGGCAAGGCTTCTTTGAACTAGAAACGGAAAGAATATTAGAAGTAAATTTAAATGGATTAGTTTGGGCAAAAATGGGATCAATGATATCTTACGAAGGTAATATCAAATTCGAACGGGAAGGAATATTAGAACACGGATTAGGCAGACTCTTAAAAAAGACCTTTACTGGCGAAGGTTCACAACTCATGAAAGCGAATGGTAATGGGAAGCTATATTTAGCAGATCAAGGAAAAAAAATAACGATTGTTGATTTAGCAGGAGACAGTATTTATATAAACGGTAACGATTTACTAGCTTTTGAAGATGGATTACATTGGGATATTAAGCTGATGAGGAGAATTGCAGGAGTACTGTCAGGAGGCTTATTTAATGTTCACCTAGAAGGAAATGGCCTAGTAGCTTTTACTTCTCACTACGAGCCGTTAACATTAATGGTTTATCCTGGTCAACCAATTTATACAGATCCAAATGCTACAGTAGCATGGTCCGGTAATTTACAACCAGAGTTTGTAACAGACATACAATTAAAAACATTAGTCGGACGAGGTAGTGGTGAATCACTTCAAATGAAATTTAGCGGAAATGGCTTTGTAGTTGTTCAACCTTATGAAGAAGTATACTTTTCAGATAAAAATAGCTGATATTGTATTGAGCATGGATATTAACCATGTTCTTTTATTTTGATAAAGTATTATGGATAAGAAAGATTTGCTGATATATCGGAAATGAACGTGTTAAAATAACGGTGTAGATTAAAGTTAAATTGCGGAGGAGAATACATATGGAAAAAGCGAAAATCAAGATCCCGTCTGATATTGAAATTGCTCAAAATAGTGATATGAAGAAAATAACAGAAATCGCAAATGAGTTACAAATTACTGATGATGAATTAGAGCCTTATGGTCATTATAAAGCAAAACTCTCTTTAAATATATTTAATAGACTGAAGGATAAAAAGGACGGGAAGGTTATTCTTGTCACTGCGATTAACCCTACACCTGCTGGGGAAGGTAAGTCGACTGTTACTGTAGGGTTAGGTCAGGCGCTAACAAAGCTTGGTAAAAAAGCTGTCATTGCGATGAGAGAGCCATCTTTAGGACCGACTATGGGTGTGAAAGGTGGAGCAACTGGAGGCGGATACTCACAAGTACTACCTATGGAAGATATTAAT from Sutcliffiella cohnii encodes:
- a CDS encoding peroxiredoxin family protein, with the protein product MKKNIIIISILFALISWGVYDFVNTTDEIVTVNAENLKEGLEKGNIAPDFELNTLDGSSFKLSDFRGKKIILNFWASWCPPCQAEMPHMQDFYEDKKNEDIVIIAVNLTKMERNEQSIRAFANNLGITFPIPLDVDGEIGNKYHAFTIPTSYVIDTNGLIQNKIIGPMSYEMMDNYTKKIN
- a CDS encoding DUF3892 domain-containing protein, translated to MKETFIAVQKNGDGDIEKFKTSNGRILSYEQALHDVNEGIVIGANVFKGKDGEMYIRGNADGDPTNNLDQLPTF
- a CDS encoding class I SAM-dependent methyltransferase, with the protein product MNNKSWQQSSANAWNDRALDWHERSEAMWKTGSRKTIIPFIQSKLKQGSTVLDAGCGDGYGSYLLSQNDYKVIGVDLAENMIKYAKDTYKNSEMVFLQGDLSNLPLGNESVDAIMAINSLEWTENPLTVINEFHRVMKNKGSLFIGLLGPTAGPRANSFNRLYGEHIICNTMMPWELERLALENGWNLIDHLPVYKEDAKKIETSKLPKILKQSLTFMWVFHFEREG
- a CDS encoding AIM24 family protein, producing MSKYSISQFIQSTKQKDLGQGFFELETERILEVNLNGLVWAKMGSMISYEGNIKFEREGILEHGLGRLLKKTFTGEGSQLMKANGNGKLYLADQGKKITIVDLAGDSIYINGNDLLAFEDGLHWDIKLMRRIAGVLSGGLFNVHLEGNGLVAFTSHYEPLTLMVYPGQPIYTDPNATVAWSGNLQPEFVTDIQLKTLVGRGSGESLQMKFSGNGFVVVQPYEEVYFSDKNS